A DNA window from Ranitomeya imitator isolate aRanImi1 chromosome 2, aRanImi1.pri, whole genome shotgun sequence contains the following coding sequences:
- the SLC39A7 gene encoding zinc transporter SLC39A7 isoform X1 has protein sequence MESVTVQRQPAGNDIRDSLSLTAAGKCWQRQSCQSLLPSLHLAIFKAGLYCATSEPGPYKATSRGRMESLWLRRFVALAVVGVLVTAALSQDLHHGHSHAGHHHGHSHGHHGHSHEGHHHGHSHGHHGHSHEGHHGHSHEDHHGHSHEDLHHGHSHEDHHGHSHGHHGHSHEEDLHHGHELGHDVLEEFKNRWTMGDAPRQGAEEERVKREALKDSLVPPPHDSREKMEPVTLWTYAICATLLISAAPFFILFLIPVQSNSSQHQSLLKMLLSFASGGLLGDAFLHLIPHALEPHSHHAPEEAAHDSHGHGHSHDHSHAHMMSVGLWVLAGIIAFLVVEKCVRHLKGHAGHGHSHGHESKQSPASKEKDEKQDGKEGVRQRIKETNGKGGSKSGKEKPRTDMTVSGYLNLAADFTHNFTDGLAIGASFLVSSSVGIVTTITILLHEVPHEIGDFAILVQSGCTKRKAMMLQLSTALGALAGTACSLLAEGIGEAATLWILPFTAGGFIYIATVSVIPELLKDSRPVQSIMETFGLLLGVAMMVLIAQYE, from the exons ATGGAATCGGTCACTGTACAGCGCCAGCCTGCAGGCAACGACATTAGAGATAGTTTGTCCCTTACCGCAGCCGGTAAGTGCTGGCAGCGTCAGTCCTGTCAGTCACTTCTGCCCTCACTTCATCTCGCGATATTTAAAGCCGGATTATATTGTGCCACGTCTGAGCCCGGTCCATACAAAGCAACGAGCAGAG GAAGGATGGAGTCGCTCTGGCTGAGGAGATTCGTGGCTCTTGCCGTTGTCGGTGTCTTGGTAACTGCTGCATTATCTCAGGatttgcaccatgggcacagccatGCAGGCCACCATCATGGACACAGCCACGGTCACCATGGACACAGTCATGAGGGCCATCACCACGGCCACAGCCATGGTCATCATGGACACAGCCATGAAGGTCATCACGGCCACAGCCACGAAGATCACCATGGACACAGCCATGAGGACCTCCACCACGGCCACAGCCATGAAGATCACCATGGCCACAGCCATGGTCACCATGGCCACAGCCATGAGGAGGACCTCCACCACGGCCACGAACTCGGTCATGATGTTCTTGAAGAATTTAAGAACCGCTGGACTATGGGGGACGCCCCACGCCAAGGAGCAGAGGAGGAACGTGTCAAGAGAGAGGCTCTGAAGGACTCGCTGGTGCCTCCACCGCATGACTCCAGAGAGAAGATGGAGCCTGTCACACTGTGGACCTAC GCGATATGTGCGACGCTGCTGATCTCGGCCGCTccgttcttcatcctcttcctgatCCCGGTGCAGTCCAACAGcagccagcaccagtccctgctgAAGATGCTGCTGAGTTTCGCCTCGGGGGGGCTTCTGGGAGACGCCTTTTTACATCTTATTCCCCATGCGCTCG agccgcactctcaCCACGCACCGGAGGAAGCGGCTCATGACTCTCATGGACACGGACACTCTCACG ATCATAGCCATGCCCACATGATGTCCGTCGGTTTATGGGTTCTGGCTGGAATCATCGCTTTTCTTGTGGTGGAGAAGTGTGTGCGACATCTGAAGGGGCACGCTGGGCACGGTCACAGTCACGGCCACG AGTCCAAGCAAAGCCCGGCCTCAAAGGAGAAGGACGAGAAGCAAGATGGAAAGGAAGGAGTGAGGCAGCGGATCAAGGAGACCAACGGCAAGGGCGGCAGCAAGTCCGGAAAAGAGAAACCGCGCACAG ACATGACGGTTTCTGGGTACCTGAACCTCGCCGCCGACTTCACGCACAATTTCACGGACGGTTTGGCAATCGGAGCCTCTTTCCTGGTTAGCAGCAGCGTGGGAATCGTCACCACCATCACCATCCTGCTGCATGAGGTGCCGCACGAGATCGGAGACTTCGCCATTCTGGTGCAGAGCGGCTGCACTAAGAGAAAG GCGATGATGCTGCAGCTCAGCACGGCTCTCGGCGCCCTCGCCGGCACGGCCTGCTCTCTCCTGGCAGAGGGAATCGGTGAAGCCGCCACCTTGTGGATCCTGCCATTTACTGCCGGTGGTTTCATCTACATTGCAACCGTCTCCGTCATCCCTGAGCTCCTGAAGGACTCTCGCCCGGTGCAGTCCATCATGGAGACGTTCGGCCTGCTCCTCGGAGTGGCCATGATGGTTCTGATCGCACAGTATGAGTAG
- the SLC39A7 gene encoding zinc transporter SLC39A7 isoform X2, which yields MESLWLRRFVALAVVGVLVTAALSQDLHHGHSHAGHHHGHSHGHHGHSHEGHHHGHSHGHHGHSHEGHHGHSHEDHHGHSHEDLHHGHSHEDHHGHSHGHHGHSHEEDLHHGHELGHDVLEEFKNRWTMGDAPRQGAEEERVKREALKDSLVPPPHDSREKMEPVTLWTYAICATLLISAAPFFILFLIPVQSNSSQHQSLLKMLLSFASGGLLGDAFLHLIPHALEPHSHHAPEEAAHDSHGHGHSHDHSHAHMMSVGLWVLAGIIAFLVVEKCVRHLKGHAGHGHSHGHESKQSPASKEKDEKQDGKEGVRQRIKETNGKGGSKSGKEKPRTDMTVSGYLNLAADFTHNFTDGLAIGASFLVSSSVGIVTTITILLHEVPHEIGDFAILVQSGCTKRKAMMLQLSTALGALAGTACSLLAEGIGEAATLWILPFTAGGFIYIATVSVIPELLKDSRPVQSIMETFGLLLGVAMMVLIAQYE from the exons ATGGAGTCGCTCTGGCTGAGGAGATTCGTGGCTCTTGCCGTTGTCGGTGTCTTGGTAACTGCTGCATTATCTCAGGatttgcaccatgggcacagccatGCAGGCCACCATCATGGACACAGCCACGGTCACCATGGACACAGTCATGAGGGCCATCACCACGGCCACAGCCATGGTCATCATGGACACAGCCATGAAGGTCATCACGGCCACAGCCACGAAGATCACCATGGACACAGCCATGAGGACCTCCACCACGGCCACAGCCATGAAGATCACCATGGCCACAGCCATGGTCACCATGGCCACAGCCATGAGGAGGACCTCCACCACGGCCACGAACTCGGTCATGATGTTCTTGAAGAATTTAAGAACCGCTGGACTATGGGGGACGCCCCACGCCAAGGAGCAGAGGAGGAACGTGTCAAGAGAGAGGCTCTGAAGGACTCGCTGGTGCCTCCACCGCATGACTCCAGAGAGAAGATGGAGCCTGTCACACTGTGGACCTAC GCGATATGTGCGACGCTGCTGATCTCGGCCGCTccgttcttcatcctcttcctgatCCCGGTGCAGTCCAACAGcagccagcaccagtccctgctgAAGATGCTGCTGAGTTTCGCCTCGGGGGGGCTTCTGGGAGACGCCTTTTTACATCTTATTCCCCATGCGCTCG agccgcactctcaCCACGCACCGGAGGAAGCGGCTCATGACTCTCATGGACACGGACACTCTCACG ATCATAGCCATGCCCACATGATGTCCGTCGGTTTATGGGTTCTGGCTGGAATCATCGCTTTTCTTGTGGTGGAGAAGTGTGTGCGACATCTGAAGGGGCACGCTGGGCACGGTCACAGTCACGGCCACG AGTCCAAGCAAAGCCCGGCCTCAAAGGAGAAGGACGAGAAGCAAGATGGAAAGGAAGGAGTGAGGCAGCGGATCAAGGAGACCAACGGCAAGGGCGGCAGCAAGTCCGGAAAAGAGAAACCGCGCACAG ACATGACGGTTTCTGGGTACCTGAACCTCGCCGCCGACTTCACGCACAATTTCACGGACGGTTTGGCAATCGGAGCCTCTTTCCTGGTTAGCAGCAGCGTGGGAATCGTCACCACCATCACCATCCTGCTGCATGAGGTGCCGCACGAGATCGGAGACTTCGCCATTCTGGTGCAGAGCGGCTGCACTAAGAGAAAG GCGATGATGCTGCAGCTCAGCACGGCTCTCGGCGCCCTCGCCGGCACGGCCTGCTCTCTCCTGGCAGAGGGAATCGGTGAAGCCGCCACCTTGTGGATCCTGCCATTTACTGCCGGTGGTTTCATCTACATTGCAACCGTCTCCGTCATCCCTGAGCTCCTGAAGGACTCTCGCCCGGTGCAGTCCATCATGGAGACGTTCGGCCTGCTCCTCGGAGTGGCCATGATGGTTCTGATCGCACAGTATGAGTAG
- the HSD17B8 gene encoding (3R)-3-hydroxyacyl-CoA dehydrogenase isoform X2, which yields MAAPLRLRSVLALVTGGGSGIGRAVCQRLSQEGASVAVIDLNIESAIQTLQSLSRDVPGQDHVALTADVSRSESVTALMEQIQSHFSAPPRVAVNSAGITRDEFLLRLSEESFDSVLNVNLKGPFLITQAVARSIAASEKNGGSIINIGSIVAKVGNLGQANYAASKAGVEGLTKTAAKELAKFGIRCNTVLPGFIATPMTDKVPQKVLDKFAGMIPLGRLGRPEDVADVCAFLASDESKYITGASIDVTGGLFL from the exons ATGGCGGCGCCCCTCAGGCTGCGGTCTGTTCTGGCCCTCGTGACAG GTGGTGGCAGCGGCATCGGTCGAGCAGTCTGCCAGCGACTGTCACAGGAAGGAGCATCAGTCGCTGTCATTGATCTTAACATTGAATCCGCTATCCAGACCCTACAGAGCCTGAGCCGGGATGTCCCAGGACAGGACCATGTGGCCCTCACAGCCGACGTGTCGAGATCTGAGAGTGTCACCGCCCTAATGGAGCAGATACAG TCTCACTTCTCGGCTCCTCCTCGTGTAGCTGTGAATAGCGCTGGAATCACCAGGGATGAATTTCTGCTTCGCCTCTCAGAGGAATCGTTTGACTCTGTGCTGAATGTCAACCTCAAG GGTCCGTTTCTTATCACGCAAGCAGTGGCCCGATCTATTGCAGCCAGTGAGAAAAATGGTGGCTCCATCATCAACATTGGGAGCATTGTGGCAAAG GTGGGGAATCTCGGGCAGGCGAACTACGCTGCCTCTAAGGCCGGAGTAGAAGGTCTGACAAAAACTGCAGCCAAAGAGCTCGCCAA GTTTGGTATTCGCTGTAACACAGTATTACCCGGATTTATTGCCACCCCAATGACTGATAAAGTCCCACAGAAAGTGCTGGACAAA TTTGCCGGTATGATACCACTAGGAAGACTCGGCCGGCCTGAAG ATGTCGCCGATGTCTGCGCTTTCCTGGCTTCAGACGAGAGCAAATATATCACCGGAGCGAGTATAGACGTGACAG GTGGCCTGTTCTTATGA
- the HSD17B8 gene encoding (3R)-3-hydroxyacyl-CoA dehydrogenase isoform X1 — protein sequence MAAPLRLRSVLALVTGGGSGIGRAVCQRLSQEGASVAVIDLNIESAIQTLQSLSRDVPGQDHVALTADVSRSESVTALMEQIQVEQIQSHFSAPPRVAVNSAGITRDEFLLRLSEESFDSVLNVNLKGPFLITQAVARSIAASEKNGGSIINIGSIVAKVGNLGQANYAASKAGVEGLTKTAAKELAKFGIRCNTVLPGFIATPMTDKVPQKVLDKFAGMIPLGRLGRPEDVADVCAFLASDESKYITGASIDVTGGLFL from the exons ATGGCGGCGCCCCTCAGGCTGCGGTCTGTTCTGGCCCTCGTGACAG GTGGTGGCAGCGGCATCGGTCGAGCAGTCTGCCAGCGACTGTCACAGGAAGGAGCATCAGTCGCTGTCATTGATCTTAACATTGAATCCGCTATCCAGACCCTACAGAGCCTGAGCCGGGATGTCCCAGGACAGGACCATGTGGCCCTCACAGCCGACGTGTCGAGATCTGAGAGTGTCACCGCCCTAATGGAGCAGATACAGGTGGAGCAGATACAG TCTCACTTCTCGGCTCCTCCTCGTGTAGCTGTGAATAGCGCTGGAATCACCAGGGATGAATTTCTGCTTCGCCTCTCAGAGGAATCGTTTGACTCTGTGCTGAATGTCAACCTCAAG GGTCCGTTTCTTATCACGCAAGCAGTGGCCCGATCTATTGCAGCCAGTGAGAAAAATGGTGGCTCCATCATCAACATTGGGAGCATTGTGGCAAAG GTGGGGAATCTCGGGCAGGCGAACTACGCTGCCTCTAAGGCCGGAGTAGAAGGTCTGACAAAAACTGCAGCCAAAGAGCTCGCCAA GTTTGGTATTCGCTGTAACACAGTATTACCCGGATTTATTGCCACCCCAATGACTGATAAAGTCCCACAGAAAGTGCTGGACAAA TTTGCCGGTATGATACCACTAGGAAGACTCGGCCGGCCTGAAG ATGTCGCCGATGTCTGCGCTTTCCTGGCTTCAGACGAGAGCAAATATATCACCGGAGCGAGTATAGACGTGACAG GTGGCCTGTTCTTATGA